The Rhodothermus marinus DSM 4252 DNA segment GGACGACCCCGACACGTTCATCGCCGCCACCCGCTATTTTCTGGAACACCTGCCGGAACGCTGACCATGCCCGCACTGAGCGACCGCAGCCCTATGGTTGGCATCCGAAAGGAACTCGCAAGCAACATTTTGATAAGCGACGTGAAGAAATTCCAGACCTAAAAGCCCTCCTTACTCATGGATGTTCAGGTGGTCTTTCCGGAAGAACTGCTGGTTGCGCTTAAAGAGGATCGCGAATCCTTTCGGAAAAAAGTGCTGCTCTACACACTGGGCAAGCTGTATGAACAGGGGCGCATTTCCGCCGGTCTGGGTGCCCGAATCCTGGGCTGTGATCGTCAGGAGTTCTACCGCTTGCTTTCCGAACATGGCTTTTCTGTGATCGATTATCCCGAAGAGGAACTGGCGCGTGAGGCAAATTCGGAATAAGCCCCCATGCGGGTTATCGTCAACAGCACCCCTTTGATCGCTCTTTCACTGATCGATCAGCTCGATCTTCTCCGCCAGCTTTTCGATGAAGTCGTCGTACCCACCTCGGTCTATCAGGAAATTGTACTGCACGGACAGGGACGCCCCGGGGCCGATGCCGTCGCTCAAGCCGATTGGATCCAGATTCGCGAACCTGGCCTCCAGGCTACGCTGCCACCGATCCTTCTGGGACTGGATCAGGGAGAAATGGACGTATTGCTGCTGGCCCGCGAACTTCAGGCCGACCTGGTGCTGATCGATGAGAAGCTTGGCCGTAGGATTGCCGGAACGGGTACAGGGAACCCTCGGCGTACTCTTACGCGCCTACCGAAAACATCTGATCTCACAAGAGGAAGCCGAAGCCGCTGTTCAGAGATTGGCCAACAGCTCGGTCCGGGTAAGTCCCCGCCTGATTCAATGGTTCAGAGAACAACTCACAAAAGGCACATCCACCGAGTAATATGGGATCGCTGATTACCGGTGCATGAGGGAGCCACACTCCGTGTGGGGGACGTGATTCGGCGGGTATGATCAGGCGGACACAGGGATCCGCCCCTACGGGATAGGGAAAACGTCAAGGATCTGGTAGGGGCGCACCGCCGTGTGCGCCCGTGCTTTCTCGCGTGCACTATGGTTTCGGGGAATCGTATAAGCTCCCATGAACCCATCGCGTCAGGCATGATTGGCGTTTCATTGCACACTGTACGTCCGTATCTTGAGCACCGGTTTTCCGGGTAGCTGTCCTATGCTCTGGCTGTTTGCTCTGCTGGCCACGTTGTTTGCCGGGTGGCGCGCCGCGCGTCGCCTGCTGTTCTTCTTGCATCTGTTCCAGCTCGAAGGCTACAAGCCGGCCCGCTTCGTCCACTGGCTGCGCACGCATCCCGACGTGCTGCTGCGCCGCTCGCATGCGGCGGGGGCGCTGCTGCTGACGGTAGGCGCGCTGACGCTGCCGCTGCTGGGGCCGTTCTGGGCGCCCGCACTGGTGCTGCTCGGCTGGTGCGTGGCCTTCGCCTCGTCGCGCCGCTATCGCCGCGACCGCCCCAAAAAGCCGCTCGCCTTCACGCCCCGCATGCGTCGCCTGCTGAGCGTGGCGGCGCTGCTGACGCTGGCGGGTCCCGCTCTGGGCGGTCTGCTGGGCCGGACCGAAGGAGCAATCGGCTGGCTCTACTACCTGGGCGGTTGGCTCGTGGCGGACCTCGGTGCGCCGCTCTGGGTGTTGCTGGCCGGCTGGCTGCTCTGGCCCGTCGAACGCGCCATCCAGGAAGGCTTCAAGCGCAAAGCCCGTCGCAAGCTGGCCGCACACCCGAACCTGACCATCATCGGGATCACCGGCTCCTACGGCAAAACCAGCACGAAATTCATCATTGCCGAAATCCTGAGCCTTCGCTACCAGGTGCTGGCCACGCCGGGCTCCTACAACACGCCCATGGGCATCTGCAAGGTGATCAACGAGCAGCTCCGGCCCGAACATCAGGTGCTCGTGCTGGAGATGGGCATCCGGCATCCCGGCGACATCCGCGAACTGTGCGCCATCGCCCGACCCGACATCGGCGTGGTGACGGCCGTCGGTCCGATGCACCTGGAGACGATGGGCTCCATCGAAGCAATTGCGCGCGAAAAGAGCGAACTGGTGGCCTGCACGCGCCCGGGCGGGCCGGTGGTGTTGAACGCCGACGATCCGCGTGTGGCGGCCATGGCCGAACGCGCCCGCGGACCGGTCTGGCGCGTGTCGGTCGAGGGCAACCCCGAGGCCGATCTGGTCGCCCGCGACATCACCTACGGGCCCGAGGGCACCCGCTTCGTCGTACGCGACGAAACCGGCACCGAGCAGGTGTTCCAGACGCGCCTGCTGGGCCGCCACAACGTGCTCAACATCCTGCTGGCGCTGGCCGTCGGACGCATCTTCGGACTCCGGCTGCGTCAGATGGCCCACGCCGTGGCGCGGCTCCGGCCGGTCGAGCACCGCCTGCAACTCCGCCGGGAAGGACCCATCACGGTAATCGACGACGCGTTCAATTCCAACCCCGTCGGGGCCCGCAATGCGCTGGAGATCCTGGGTCAGTTCCGGACCGGGCGCCGCATCGTGGTCACGCCCGGCATGGTGGAGCTCGGCGCCCGCGAGGCCGAGGAAAACCGCGCGCTGGGCCGCTTCATGGCGCAACACGTGGATCTGGCCGTGCTGATCGGGCCGCGCCGCACCCTCCCCATCCAGGAAGGATTGCGCGAGGCGGGTTTCCCCGAGGATCGGATTCACGTATTCCGAAGCCTGTTCGAGGCGCAGGATTTTTTGAAGACGTATCTTCAACCGGGCGACGTGGTGCTCTACGAAAACGACCTGCCGGATCAATACGACGAACCATGAAACGTCTGCTGGTACTTCTCCTGCCGGGCTTCGTCTGGAGCCTGACGCTGCAGGCTCAGTCGCTGCTGGAGCGGCTGGGCTATCCGCCGGACGCCCGTGTGCTCATCCTGCACGCCGACGATCTGGGCATGGCGCACAGCGTGAACCGCGCCTCGACCGAGGCCCTGGAGGCCGGCTGGATCAGCTCGGCCAGTATCATGGTGCCGTGCCCGTGGTTTTCGGAGATGGCCGCCTATGCCCGAACGCACCCGGAGCTGGACTTCGGCCTGCACCTGACGCTCACCAGCGAGTGGAAATAC contains these protein-coding regions:
- a CDS encoding UPF0175 family protein, with protein sequence MDVQVVFPEELLVALKEDRESFRKKVLLYTLGKLYEQGRISAGLGARILGCDRQEFYRLLSEHGFSVIDYPEEELAREANSE
- a CDS encoding UDP-N-acetylmuramoyl-tripeptide--D-alanyl-D-alanine ligase, producing the protein MLWLFALLATLFAGWRAARRLLFFLHLFQLEGYKPARFVHWLRTHPDVLLRRSHAAGALLLTVGALTLPLLGPFWAPALVLLGWCVAFASSRRYRRDRPKKPLAFTPRMRRLLSVAALLTLAGPALGGLLGRTEGAIGWLYYLGGWLVADLGAPLWVLLAGWLLWPVERAIQEGFKRKARRKLAAHPNLTIIGITGSYGKTSTKFIIAEILSLRYQVLATPGSYNTPMGICKVINEQLRPEHQVLVLEMGIRHPGDIRELCAIARPDIGVVTAVGPMHLETMGSIEAIAREKSELVACTRPGGPVVLNADDPRVAAMAERARGPVWRVSVEGNPEADLVARDITYGPEGTRFVVRDETGTEQVFQTRLLGRHNVLNILLALAVGRIFGLRLRQMAHAVARLRPVEHRLQLRREGPITVIDDAFNSNPVGARNALEILGQFRTGRRIVVTPGMVELGAREAEENRALGRFMAQHVDLAVLIGPRRTLPIQEGLREAGFPEDRIHVFRSLFEAQDFLKTYLQPGDVVLYENDLPDQYDEP